A section of the Phaseolus vulgaris cultivar G19833 chromosome 8, P. vulgaris v2.0, whole genome shotgun sequence genome encodes:
- the LOC137823810 gene encoding ABC transporter C family member 3-like, whose translation MLSLFLPFTHIHLSNDVLLQPVFPHGLSGFLHLLLLVAVSLSWVWKKFTTRVRNESKEKLDNTLFKTTVFCSLGVSAFSFLLCLFNYFYWYSSGWSEEELVTLLDLVLKTVAWGVVCVCLNKGFFSSGERRFSFLFRAWCVLYLSVSCYCFVVDIVVISERRVVLPTQYLVSDVVSTCVGLLFCYVGYFVKSKGHVREKENNGIQEPLLNGGTNEGDVLRSKENRGGDTVTPFSYAGILSLLTFSWVGPLIAVGNKKTLDLEDVPQLDSRDSVVGAFPGFRDKLEADCGTINSVTTLKLVKSLVMSAWKEILFTAFLALLNTLASYVGPYLIDSFVQYLNGQRLYENQGYVLVCAFFFAKIVECLTQRHWFFRLQQVGLRVRALLVTMIYNKALTLSCQSKQGQTSGEIINFMTVDAERVGVFSWYMHDLWMVALQVTLALLILYKNLGLASIAAFVATILVMLANVPLGSLQEKFQKKLMESKDARMKATSEILRNMKILKLQGWEMKFLAKITELRKTEQGWLKKFVYTAAMTTFVFWGAPTFVSVVTFGTCMIIGIPLESGKILSALATFRILQEPIYGLPDTISMIAQTKVSLDRIASFLRLDDLPSDVVEKLPRGSSDSAIEVVDGNFSWELSSPNPTLQNINLKVFHGMRVAVCGTVGSGKSTLLSCVLGEVPKISGILKVCGTKAYVTQSPWIQSGKIEDNILFGKQMDREKYEKVLEACSLKKDLEILSFGDQTVIGERGINLSGGQKQRIQIARALYQDADIYLFDDPFSAVDAHTGSHLFKECLLGLLCSKTVVYVTHQVEFLPAADLIVVMKNGKITQCGKYADLLNSGADFMELVGAHKKALSTLDSLDGATVPNEISTLEQDLNVSGMHGFKEESSKDEQNGETNKSEPQGQLVQEEEREKGKVEFSVYWKCITTAYGGALVPFILLAQILFQGLQIGSNYWMAWATPISTDVEPPVEGTTLIVVYVCLAIGSSFCILARAMLLVTAGYKTATILFNKMHFCIFRAPMSFFDSTPSGRILNRASTDQSALDTEIPYQIASFAFIVIQLLGIIGVMSQAAWQVFVVFIPVIAVSLWYQQYYIPAARELSRLVGVCKAPNIQHFSETISGTSTIRSFDQQSRFQETNMKLTDGYSRPKFNIAGAMEWLCFRLDMLSSITFAFSLIFLISIPAGLIDPGLAGLAVTYGLNLNMIQAWMIWNLCNMENKIISVERILQYTCIPSEPPLLVDENRPDPSWPSNGEVDIQDLQVRYAPHLPLVLRGITCKFPGGLKTGIVGRTGSGKSTLIQTLFRIVEPAAGQIMIDNINISSIGLHDLRSRLSIIPQDPTMFEGTVRNNLDPLEEYTDDQIWEALDKCQLGDEVRRKEGKLDSKVSENGENWSMGQRQLVCLGRVLLKKSKVLVLDEATASVDTATDNLIQQTLRQHFTDSTVITIAHRITSVLDSDMVLLLSQGLIEEYDTPTRLLENKSSSFSQLVAEYTVRSNSSLDKSDNH comes from the exons ATGTTGTCTCTTTTCTTGCCCTTTACCCACATACACCTTTCCAACGATGTTCTCCTCCAACCCGTTTTCCCTCATGGCTTATCCGGCTTCCTCCACCTTCTGTTGCTCGTCGCGGTTTCATTGTCATGGGTTTGGAAGAAATTCACGACACGTGTCAGGAATGAGTCTAAGGAGAAGCTCGACAACACCCTCTTTAAAACGACCGTGTTTTGTTCTCTGGGTGTTTCTGCTTTCAGTTTTCTCCTCTGTTTGTTCAATTACTTCTACTGGTACTCTAGTGGCTGGTCAGAAGAAGAGCTCGTGACccttttggatttggtgctCAAAACAGTTGCCTGGGGCGTTGTTTGTGTTTGCTTGAACAAGGGCTTCTTCAGTTCAGGCGAGAGAAGGTTCTCATTCCTCTTCAGAGCTTGGTGCGTCTTGTACCTCTCTGTTTCTTGCTATTGCTTCGTGGTGGACATTGTTGTTATATCAGAGAGACGCGTTGTTTTGCCAACACAGTACTTGGTTTCTGATGTAGTTTCCACTTGTGTTGGTTTGTTATTCTGTTACGTGGGGTATTTTGTGAAAAGCAAAGGCCACGTtcgagaaaaagaaaataacggTATTCAGGAACCTCTTTTGAATGGTGGCACAAATGAGGGTGATGTCTTGAGATCAAAAGAGAACAGGGGTGGGGACACTGTTACGCCTTTCTCATATGCTGGCATTCTGAGCCTTCTTACCTTCTCTTGGGTGGGTCCTCTTATAGCTGTTGGCAATAAGAAGACCCTCGACCTTGAGGATGTTCCTCAACTAGACAGCAGAGACAGTGTTGTTGGAGCTTTTCCTGGGTTCAGAGATAAACTTGAGGCTGATTGTGGCACAATCAATAGTGTCACCACACTTAAGTTGGTGAAGTCGTTAGTGATGTCAGCGTGGAAGGAGATTCTTTTCACAGCTTTTCTTGCACTGTTAAACACTTTGGCTTCTTATGTTGGTCCTTATCTTATTGACAGTTTTGTTCAGTACCTTAATGGACAACGGCTATATGAAAACCAGGGCTATGTTTTGGTCTGTGCTTTTTTCTTTGCAAAGATTGTAGAGTGTCTGACTCAAAGGCATTGGTTCTTTAGGTTGCAGCAAGTTGGACTTCGAGTTCGTGCACTACTTGTCACGATGATCTATAACAAGGCTTTGACCCTTTCTTGTCAGTCAAAGCAGGGTCAGACTTCTGGAGAAATAATCAATTTCATGACCGTTGATGCTGAAAGAGTTGGTGTCTTCAGTTGGTATATGCATGATTTGTGGATGGTGGCTTTGCAAGTTACATTGGCCTTGttgattttgtataaaaatcTTGGGCTGGCTTCAATTGCTGCTTTTGTTGCAACTATCCTTGTTATGCTGGCAAATGTTCCCTTGGGATCATTGCAAGAGAAATTTCAGAAGAAGTTGATGGAGTCGAAAGATGCAAGAATGAAGGCCACATCCGAGATTTTAAGGAATATGAAGATTCTCAAACTACAAGGATGGGAAATGAAGTTTCTAGCAAAAATAACTGAGCTCAGGAAAACTGAGCAAGGCTGGTTAAAAAAGTTTGTCTATACTGCAGCCATGACGACGTTTGTGTTTTGGGGTGCCCCCACATTTGTATCTGTGGTTACTTTTGGTACTTGTATGATTATAGGGATCCCCCTTGAATCAGGGAAGATATTGTCTGCACTTGCCACATTCCGAATTCTCCAAGAGCCCATTTATGGCCTTCCAGATACAATTTCGATGATAGCACAAACTAAAGTGTCTCTTGATAGGATTGCATCATTCCTTCGTCTGGATGACTTACCCTCTGATGTTGTAGAGAAGCTTCCTCGTGGTAGTTCTGATTCAGCAATTGAAGTGGTTGATGGAAACTTTTCTTGGGAGTTATCTTCTCCTAACCCAACATTACAAAATATAAATCTTAAAGTTTTTCACGGGATGAGGGTGGCAGTTTGTGGTACTGTTGGATCAGGCAAATCTACTTTACTTTCTTGTGTATTGGGAGAAGTACCTAAGATATCAGGCATCCTTAAGGTTTGTGGAACAAAGGCCTATGTTACACAATCTCCATGGATACAGAGTGGCAAGATTGAGGATAATATATTGTTTGGAAAACAAATGGACAGGGAAAAGTACGAGAAGGTACTTGAGGCCTGTTCCCTGAAGAAGGATCTGGAGATTTTGTCATTTGGTGATCAGACAGTCATAGGAGAGCGTGGAATAAATTTGAGTGGTGGACAAAAACAAAGGATACAAATTGCACGTGCACTTTACCAAGATGCTGATATATATCTATTTGATGACCCTTTTAGTGCAGTGGATGCTCACACAGGCTCTCACCTCTTTAAG GAATGCTTGTTGGGCCTTTTATGTTCAAAGACAGTGGTTTATGTCACACATCAAGTAGAATTCTTACCTGCTGCAGATCTTATAGTG GTCATGAAAAACGGGAAAATTACTCAATGTGGAAAGTATGCTGATCTGCTTAATAGTGGAGCTGATTTTATGGAACTTGTTGGTGCACACAAAAAGGCTTTGTCTACACTAGATTCATTAGATGGAGCAACAGTACCTAACGAAATAAGCACCTTGGAACAAGATTTAAATGTCTCTGGCATGCACGGTTTTAAAGAGGAGTCAAGCAAAGATGAACAAAATGGTGAAACAAACAAGAGTGAACCTCAAGGCCAACTTGTTCAGGAAGAAGAAAGGGAGAAAGGTAAAGTTGAGTTTTCAGTCTATTGGAAATGTATCACGACAGCATATGGAGGAGCTCTTGTGCCATTCATATTGTTGGCTCAGATTCTTTTTCAAGGTCTTCAAATCGGAAGCAATTATTGGATGGCTTGGGCGACTCCCATCTCAACCGATGTGGAACCACCTGTTGAAGGAACGACTCTTATTGTGGTTTATGTTTGTTTGGCCATTGGAAGTTCTTTCTGCATCCTTGCCAGAGCAATGCTTCTTGTTACTGCTGGTTATAAGACAGCTACTATTCTCTTCAATAAAATGCACTTCTGTATTTTCCGTGCTCCAATGTCATTTTTCGATTCCACTCCAAGTGGGCGAATCCTTAATAGA GCTTCAACGGATCAGAGTGCATTGGATACAGAGATTCCTTATCAAATTGCATCATTTGCCTTCATTGTGATCCAACTTCTGGGAATTATAGGAGTGATGTCTCAGGCTGCATGGCAAGTTTTCGTAGTCTTTATACCTGTAATCGCAGTCAGCCTCTGGTATCAG CAATATTATATTCCAGCAGCTCGAGAACTGTCACGTTTAGTTGGTGTCTGCAAAGCCCCAAACATTCAACACTTTTCTGAAACAATTTCTGGTACTTCAACCATTAGAAGCTTTGATCAGCAATCAAGATTTCAGGAAACAAATATGAAGCTGACTGATGGGTATTCTCGGCCAAAGTTCAATATTGCTGGTGCCATGGAATGGTTGTGCTTCCGCCTAGATATGTTGTCTTCTATCACATTTGCCTTTtccttaatatttttaatatctatTCCAGCGGGACTCATAGATCCAG GCCTTGCTGGTTTAGCGGTTACCTATGGACTAAATTTGAACATGATACAAGCTTGGATGATATGGAATCTATGCAATATGgagaataaaattatatcagTGGAAAGGATACTTCAGTATACTTGTATTCCTAGTGAACCTCCCCTTCTTGTAGATGAAAATCGGCCAGATCCTTCTTGGCCCTCAAATGGCGAGGTTGATATTCAAGATTTGCAG GTTCGTTACGCTCCACATCTTCCACTTGTGCTGCGTGGTATTACGTgcaaatttcctggaggactGAAAACTGGCATTGTTGGGAGAACAGGAAGTGGTAAATCCACTCTCATACAAACGCTTTTCCGAATTGTTGAGCCTGCTGCTGGGCAAATTATGATAGACAACATCAACATCTCTTCAATTGGACTTCATGATTTGAGGTCTAGACTAAGCATTATTCCTCAGGATCCAACAATGTTTGAAGGAACAGTAAGAAATAATCTGGACCCCCTGGAAGAATACACTGATGATCAAATTTGGGAG GCCTTGGACAAATGTCAACTTGGAGACGAAGTTAGAAGGAAAGAAGGAAAGCTTGACTCCAAAG TTAGTGAGAATGGTGAGAATTGGAGTATGGGTCAGAGACAGTTGGTCTGCCTTGGCAGGGTTCTGCTTAAGAAAAGCAAGGTTTTGGTTCTTGATGAAGCCACTGCATCTGTGGATACAGCTACGGATAATTTGATTCAGCAAACTCTTAGGCAACATTTCACTGACTCCACAGTTATTACCATTGCACACCGAATAACTTCAGTTCTTGACAGTGATATGGTTCTGCTTCTTAGTCAAG GACTTATTGAGGAGTATGACACCCCAACAAGGTTGCTAGAGAACAAGTCATCATCTTTTTCTCAACTTGTTGCTGAATACACCGTGAGGTCCAACTCCAGTTTGGACAAATCCGATAATCACTGA